A region of Pseudomonas marginalis DNA encodes the following proteins:
- a CDS encoding PQQ-dependent sugar dehydrogenase, producing the protein MFIRKTLLATLCATTLLAQTAVYAADGQQFPSEQGSITATPIAKGLDHPWAVAFLPDQQGFLVTERPGRLRLVSPDGKLSAPLTGVPEVWAKGQGGLLDVVLSPDFKQDRMVYLTYAEGGGKGGTAGTAVGRGRLAKDMSGLTDFNVILRQEPKLSTGNHFGSRLAFDRDGYLFVTLGENNDRPTAQDLDKLQGKVVRIYPDGRVPDDNPFVGQAGVRSEIWSYGQRNPQGLALNPWSGTLWENEHGPRGGDEINIIERGKNYGWPLATHGINYSLTPIPEAKGKTAEGTVAPHHVWEKSPAISGMAFYDADRFKAWQHNVFIGALASQELIRLQFDGDKVIHEERLLGGLKARIRDVRQGPDGFLYVLTDEDDGVLYRVGLNQD; encoded by the coding sequence ATGTTTATACGCAAAACCCTGCTCGCCACCCTGTGCGCCACCACCCTGCTTGCGCAGACGGCCGTTTATGCCGCCGATGGGCAGCAGTTCCCCAGTGAACAAGGCAGCATCACCGCGACCCCGATCGCCAAAGGCCTCGATCACCCGTGGGCCGTGGCGTTTCTACCCGACCAGCAAGGGTTCCTGGTGACCGAGCGTCCGGGGCGCCTGCGCCTTGTCAGTCCGGACGGCAAGCTGTCTGCGCCGTTGACCGGCGTGCCTGAGGTGTGGGCCAAGGGGCAGGGCGGTTTGCTCGATGTGGTGCTGTCGCCGGACTTCAAGCAGGACCGCATGGTCTACCTGACGTACGCCGAAGGCGGTGGCAAGGGCGGTACGGCCGGCACCGCAGTGGGGCGCGGGCGCCTGGCTAAGGACATGAGTGGCTTGACCGATTTCAACGTGATCCTGCGCCAGGAGCCGAAACTCTCCACCGGCAACCACTTCGGTTCGCGCCTGGCCTTCGACCGCGATGGCTACCTGTTCGTGACCCTGGGGGAAAACAACGACCGCCCGACCGCCCAGGACCTGGACAAGCTGCAGGGCAAAGTCGTACGGATCTACCCGGATGGCCGCGTGCCCGATGACAACCCGTTTGTCGGTCAAGCCGGGGTACGTTCCGAGATCTGGTCCTACGGCCAGCGCAATCCGCAAGGGCTGGCGCTGAACCCATGGAGTGGCACGCTCTGGGAAAACGAACACGGGCCGCGCGGCGGTGATGAAATCAACATTATCGAGCGCGGCAAGAACTACGGCTGGCCGCTGGCGACTCACGGCATCAACTATTCGCTGACACCGATTCCCGAGGCCAAGGGCAAGACCGCAGAAGGCACCGTAGCGCCCCACCATGTGTGGGAGAAATCACCGGCCATCAGTGGCATGGCCTTCTACGACGCCGACCGGTTCAAGGCGTGGCAGCACAACGTGTTCATCGGTGCGCTGGCCAGCCAGGAACTGATTCGTCTGCAGTTCGATGGCGACAAGGTTATCCATGAGGAGCGCTTGCTGGGCGGCTTGAAGGCACGCATTCGCGATGTGCGGCAGGGGCCGGATGGCTTTCTGTATGTGCTGACGGATGAGGACGATGGCGTGCTGTATCGGGTGGGCCTCAATCAGGATTGA
- a CDS encoding Ku protein: protein MPRAIWKGAISFGLVHIPVSLVSATSAQGVDFDWLDKRSMDPVGYKRINKATGKEVSKENIVKGVAFEKGRYVVLSEEEIRSAHPKSTQTIEIIAFVDSDQIPLPNIDTPYFLAPDKRGGKVYALLRETLNKTRKVALANVVLHTKQHLAAVMPLESALVLVMLRWPAEVRGLDELELPNDVTKPSLAKGELDMAKRLVQDMSADWQPEDYRDSFQEKIMALVAKKAKAGKIEDVESQEGSEERKSADVIDLTELLKRSLAGKPTTKKPAAKKAGKKAS, encoded by the coding sequence ATGCCACGGGCAATCTGGAAAGGCGCCATCAGTTTCGGCCTGGTTCATATTCCGGTATCGCTGGTCTCGGCCACGTCCGCCCAGGGCGTGGATTTCGACTGGCTGGACAAGCGCAGCATGGACCCGGTGGGCTACAAACGCATCAACAAGGCCACAGGCAAGGAGGTCTCCAAGGAGAATATCGTCAAGGGCGTGGCGTTTGAGAAGGGTCGCTATGTGGTGCTCAGTGAAGAGGAAATTCGCTCGGCCCACCCTAAATCGACCCAGACCATCGAGATCATCGCCTTCGTCGACAGTGACCAGATCCCGCTGCCGAACATCGACACCCCCTACTTCCTGGCCCCGGACAAACGCGGTGGCAAGGTCTACGCGCTGCTGCGCGAAACCCTGAACAAAACCCGCAAGGTCGCCCTGGCCAACGTGGTGCTGCATACCAAGCAGCACCTGGCGGCAGTGATGCCCCTGGAGTCGGCGCTGGTGCTGGTGATGCTGCGCTGGCCCGCCGAGGTGCGCGGCCTGGATGAACTGGAACTCCCCAACGACGTGACCAAACCGAGCCTGGCCAAGGGCGAGCTGGACATGGCCAAGCGTCTGGTGCAAGACATGAGTGCAGACTGGCAGCCCGAGGACTATCGCGACAGTTTTCAGGAAAAAATCATGGCGCTGGTGGCGAAGAAGGCCAAGGCCGGCAAGATCGAAGACGTCGAATCCCAGGAAGGCAGTGAGGAGCGCAAGTCGGCCGATGTGATCGATTTGACCGAGCTGCTCAAACGCAGCCTGGCCGGCAAACCGACGACGAAAAAACCGGCGGCAAAAAAAGCCGGCAAAAAGGCCTCTTGA
- the pssA gene encoding CDP-diacylglycerol--serine O-phosphatidyltransferase, which translates to MPSFFKRSLLPKLRGFPLTPDAIDVLSGADAFRRCLLENIATATRRIYIVALYLQQDEAGQEIYDALHAAKAARPELDIVVVVDWLRAQRGLIGAGKQPGNSAWYQAMTQRHASEVPVYGVPVQTRELFGVLHLKGFVIDDSVLYSGASLNNVYLHKFDKYRFDRYHLIHSQPLADSMQHLVEHGLVTSKAVHRLDLPNPPTTRSLRNDIGDLRSRLKHAAYDTTAGQLPNGHLSVSPLLGVGKNNPLNRVILELIASAQHQLTICTPYFNLPLPVTREINRALARGVKVDIIVGDKTANDFYIPPSEPFKVISALPYLYEISLRRFAKRHQPVIDSGQLNLHLWRDGDNTYHLKGMWVDQRYTLLTGNNLNPRAFRLDLENALLVDDPQGQWLEPRRTELAQIFQHTTRIERYQDLQTLVDYPQAVGKFLRRVSRVRIERLLYRIL; encoded by the coding sequence ATGCCGTCGTTCTTCAAACGCTCCCTGTTGCCCAAACTGCGCGGTTTTCCCCTGACTCCCGACGCCATTGACGTGCTGTCCGGCGCTGACGCTTTCCGTCGCTGCCTGCTGGAGAACATCGCCACGGCCACCCGCCGCATCTACATCGTCGCGTTGTACCTGCAGCAGGACGAGGCAGGGCAGGAGATCTACGACGCCCTGCACGCCGCCAAGGCCGCACGGCCGGAACTGGACATCGTGGTGGTAGTCGACTGGCTGCGCGCCCAGCGCGGGCTGATCGGCGCCGGCAAGCAACCGGGCAACAGCGCCTGGTACCAGGCCATGACGCAGCGCCATGCCAGTGAAGTGCCGGTGTACGGCGTACCGGTGCAAACCCGCGAGCTGTTCGGTGTGCTGCACCTCAAGGGCTTTGTGATCGATGACAGCGTGTTGTACAGCGGTGCCAGCCTTAACAACGTGTACCTGCACAAGTTCGATAAATACCGCTTCGACCGTTACCACCTGATCCACAGCCAGCCCCTGGCGGACTCCATGCAGCACTTGGTGGAACACGGCCTGGTGACCTCCAAGGCCGTGCACCGCCTCGACCTGCCCAACCCGCCGACCACCCGCAGCCTGCGCAACGACATCGGCGACCTGCGCAGCCGTCTCAAGCACGCGGCCTACGACACCACGGCAGGGCAGTTGCCCAACGGCCACCTGTCTGTCAGCCCGTTGCTCGGCGTGGGCAAGAACAACCCGTTGAACCGCGTGATCCTCGAGCTGATCGCCAGCGCCCAGCACCAACTGACCATCTGTACGCCGTACTTCAACCTGCCGCTGCCGGTGACCCGGGAGATCAACCGCGCCCTGGCGCGTGGGGTGAAGGTCGACATCATCGTCGGCGACAAGACCGCCAACGATTTCTACATCCCGCCCAGCGAGCCCTTCAAGGTGATCTCGGCACTGCCGTACCTGTATGAAATCAGCCTGCGCCGCTTTGCCAAGCGTCATCAACCGGTGATCGACAGCGGCCAGTTGAACCTGCACCTGTGGCGCGACGGCGACAACACCTACCACCTCAAGGGCATGTGGGTCGATCAGCGCTACACCTTGCTCACCGGCAACAACCTCAACCCACGGGCGTTTCGTCTCGACCTGGAAAACGCCTTGCTCGTCGATGACCCCCAAGGCCAGTGGCTGGAGCCGCGACGCACGGAACTGGCGCAGATCTTCCAGCACACCACGCGGATCGAGCGTTACCAGGACTTGCAAACCCTGGTGGATTATCCGCAGGCGGTGGGCAAGTTCCTGCGTCGCGTCAGCCGGGTGAGGATTGAGCGATTGCTGTACCGAATCCTTTAA
- the ligD gene encoding DNA ligase D produces the protein MAKPLSEYNRKRDFEVTAEPSGSSPGRKRKASALSFVIQKHDARNLHYDFRLELDGVLLSWAVPKGPSLDPSQKRLAVHVEDHPISYGGFEGSIPAGQYGAGDVIVWDRGVWKPHDDPHKAYAAGKLKFTLVGEKLSGDWALVRTRLKGSGDKEQWLLIKEKDQQARPAADYDIVQAQPKSVLSGASVGKTKPKPRAKTQKATAALPDQFAPQLATLVDRAPEGDWHYEIKFDGYRMLARIRDGEVRLFTRNGHDWTERLPRQAKALHALKLKDSWLDGEVVSLNGDGLPDFQALQNAFDIGRSLDIVYYLFDAPFLNGSDQRQAPLEERRAALKDALSGSRSKLLRFSEAFAANQQDIFESACDLALEGVIGKRKGSPYVSTRNTDWIKLKCRLRQEFVIVGYTRPQGSRSGFGALLLAVNDDGGLVYAGRVGTGFDQASLKNIYAQLTPLERKASPLEKPLTAAQARGVHWVEPRLVGEVQFAEWTREGVVRQAVFVGLRTDKPAGQIIHEQPRTAKSLKALKSQKPSSGVNITHPERVIDPQSGTQKQQLAQFYEGISEWILPFLRHRPVSLLRAPEGIEGEQFFQKHAERLAIPNIKQLDPALDPGHARLMEIDTTKALIGAVQMGTLELHTWGATSDKIETPDLFVLDLDPDPALPWKTMLEAAQLTLSVLDELGLEAFVKTSGGKGLHLVIPLARRDGWDSVKAFAKAIAHFMTEQLPERFTATSGPKNRVGKIFIDYLRNARGASTVAAYSVRARPGLPVSVPVSREELKGLRGAQQWTVANLHQRLHGLKVDPWAGYANRQKINKKMWEKLGAKPPE, from the coding sequence ATGGCAAAGCCCCTGAGCGAATACAACCGTAAACGCGATTTCGAGGTCACCGCCGAGCCATCAGGCAGCTCACCGGGCCGTAAACGCAAGGCATCGGCACTGAGCTTCGTGATCCAGAAGCACGATGCGCGCAACCTGCATTATGACTTCCGCCTGGAACTGGACGGCGTGCTGCTTAGTTGGGCGGTGCCCAAAGGCCCGAGTCTGGACCCGAGCCAGAAACGCTTGGCTGTCCATGTTGAAGATCATCCCATCAGCTATGGCGGATTCGAGGGCAGTATCCCGGCCGGCCAATACGGCGCCGGCGACGTGATCGTGTGGGACCGCGGTGTGTGGAAGCCCCACGACGACCCGCACAAGGCCTATGCCGCCGGCAAACTCAAATTCACCCTGGTCGGTGAGAAGCTCTCGGGTGACTGGGCGCTGGTGCGTACGCGCCTCAAGGGCAGCGGCGACAAGGAGCAGTGGCTGCTGATCAAGGAAAAAGACCAACAGGCGCGCCCCGCCGCCGACTACGACATTGTCCAGGCCCAACCCAAAAGCGTGCTCAGCGGCGCATCCGTGGGCAAAACCAAGCCCAAACCACGCGCAAAAACACAGAAAGCCACAGCCGCCTTACCCGATCAATTCGCGCCGCAATTGGCAACCCTGGTTGACCGCGCGCCCGAGGGCGATTGGCACTACGAAATCAAGTTCGACGGTTACCGCATGCTCGCCCGCATACGCGACGGCGAGGTTCGCCTGTTCACGCGTAACGGCCACGACTGGACCGAACGCCTGCCACGCCAGGCCAAGGCCTTGCACGCCCTCAAGCTCAAGGACAGCTGGCTCGATGGCGAGGTGGTCAGCCTCAATGGTGATGGCCTGCCGGACTTTCAGGCGCTGCAAAATGCCTTTGATATCGGCCGCAGCCTGGACATTGTCTACTACCTGTTCGACGCGCCGTTTTTAAACGGCAGCGATCAGCGCCAGGCGCCGCTGGAGGAGCGTCGCGCCGCGCTCAAAGACGCCTTGTCCGGCAGCCGCAGCAAACTGCTGCGCTTCTCCGAAGCGTTTGCCGCCAACCAGCAGGATATTTTCGAAAGCGCCTGCGACCTGGCCTTGGAAGGCGTGATCGGCAAGCGCAAGGGCAGCCCCTACGTCTCCACTCGAAATACCGATTGGATCAAGCTCAAATGCCGCCTGCGCCAGGAGTTCGTGATTGTCGGCTACACCCGCCCCCAGGGTTCGCGCAGTGGTTTCGGCGCGCTGCTGCTGGCAGTCAATGACGATGGCGGGCTGGTCTACGCCGGGCGGGTGGGCACCGGGTTCGACCAGGCCTCATTGAAAAACATCTACGCCCAACTCACCCCTCTGGAGCGCAAGGCATCGCCTCTGGAAAAACCCCTCACCGCCGCCCAGGCACGGGGTGTGCACTGGGTGGAACCGCGCCTGGTCGGCGAAGTGCAATTTGCCGAGTGGACCCGCGAAGGCGTGGTGCGCCAGGCGGTCTTCGTGGGGTTGCGCACCGACAAGCCCGCAGGGCAGATCATCCATGAACAGCCGCGCACGGCAAAATCCCTCAAAGCGCTGAAAAGCCAGAAGCCCAGCAGCGGCGTGAACATCACTCACCCCGAGCGCGTCATCGACCCGCAAAGCGGCACACAAAAACAGCAATTGGCGCAGTTCTACGAAGGCATCAGCGAATGGATCCTGCCCTTCCTGCGCCATCGCCCCGTGTCCCTGCTCAGGGCTCCGGAAGGCATCGAGGGCGAGCAGTTCTTCCAGAAGCACGCGGAGCGCCTGGCGATTCCGAACATCAAGCAACTGGACCCGGCACTGGATCCAGGCCATGCGCGCCTGATGGAGATCGACACGACGAAAGCGCTGATTGGGGCCGTGCAAATGGGCACCCTCGAACTGCATACCTGGGGCGCCACCTCGGACAAGATCGAAACCCCGGACCTGTTTGTGCTGGACCTTGACCCGGACCCGGCGCTGCCCTGGAAAACCATGCTGGAAGCCGCTCAGCTCACCTTGTCGGTACTCGACGAGCTGGGGTTGGAAGCCTTCGTCAAGACCAGCGGCGGCAAAGGCTTGCACCTGGTCATACCGTTGGCGCGGCGGGATGGCTGGGACAGCGTAAAGGCCTTTGCCAAGGCCATTGCCCATTTCATGACCGAGCAACTGCCCGAGCGCTTCACCGCCACCTCCGGGCCGAAAAACCGTGTAGGCAAGATCTTTATCGATTACCTGCGCAATGCACGAGGCGCGAGCACCGTGGCGGCTTATTCGGTGCGCGCACGCCCTGGGCTGCCGGTGTCGGTGCCGGTCAGTCGCGAGGAATTGAAGGGCTTGCGCGGCGCTCAGCAATGGACGGTGGCCAACCTGCACCAACGCTTGCACGGGCTGAAGGTTGATCCTTGGGCCGGCTACGCCAATCGGCAGAAGATCAATAAAAAAATGTGGGAAAAGTTGGGCGCAAAGCCACCGGAGTGA
- the efeO gene encoding iron uptake system protein EfeO, whose protein sequence is MKKSTIALSLLMTLSPLAAFAATAPLDLVGPVSDYKIYVTEEIGELVTQTQAFTDAINQGDLATAKKLYAPTRVHYESIEPIAELFSDLDASIDSRVDDHEKGVTAEDFTGFHRIEYALFSQNTTKGLEALTAKLNTDVNDLKTRVDGLTFPPEKVVGGAAALLEEVAATKISGEEDRYSHTDLYDFQGNIDGAKKIVDLFRGQIEKQDKAFLAKVDKNFASVDKILAKYKTKDGGFQTYDKVKENDRKALVGPVNTLAEDLSTLRGKLGLN, encoded by the coding sequence ATGAAGAAGTCGACTATCGCGTTGTCGTTGTTAATGACCCTTTCGCCGCTGGCAGCGTTTGCCGCTACCGCGCCGTTGGACCTGGTAGGCCCGGTGTCGGACTACAAGATCTACGTCACCGAAGAAATCGGCGAACTGGTCACCCAGACCCAGGCGTTCACCGACGCCATCAACCAAGGCGACCTGGCCACCGCCAAGAAGCTCTACGCGCCGACCCGTGTGCACTATGAGTCCATCGAGCCGATCGCCGAGCTGTTCAGCGACCTGGATGCATCGATTGACTCCCGGGTCGATGACCACGAAAAAGGCGTGACCGCCGAAGACTTCACCGGTTTCCACCGCATCGAGTACGCGCTGTTCTCCCAGAACACCACCAAAGGCCTGGAAGCCCTGACGGCCAAGCTCAACACTGACGTCAACGACCTGAAAACCCGTGTCGACGGCCTGACCTTCCCGCCGGAGAAAGTCGTCGGCGGGGCCGCTGCGTTGCTGGAAGAAGTTGCCGCCACCAAGATCTCCGGTGAAGAAGACCGCTACAGCCACACCGACCTGTATGACTTCCAGGGCAACATCGACGGTGCGAAGAAAATCGTCGACCTGTTCCGTGGCCAGATCGAGAAACAGGACAAGGCTTTCCTGGCCAAGGTCGACAAGAACTTCGCCAGCGTGGACAAGATCCTGGCCAAGTACAAGACCAAGGACGGCGGCTTCCAGACCTACGACAAGGTCAAGGAAAACGACCGCAAGGCGCTGGTGGGCCCGGTCAACACCCTGGCCGAAGACCTGTCGACCCTGCGCGGCAAGCTGGGCCTGAACTGA
- a CDS encoding TetR/AcrR family transcriptional regulator encodes MNDMTHNETRDIILDVTEKLIYRHGIAATGMDFLVKTAGVSRKSIYRYFANKDELVIAALQRRDERWMHWLRGEVERVDGSGARLLALFDALKAWFGSADFRGCAFINTSGETGDPHDPVRLLAKAHKQKLFEYAFELCQAHGTPAPERQAAQLLILIDGAITVALVMGDSTAADNAQCMARTLLGL; translated from the coding sequence ATGAACGATATGACTCATAACGAAACACGCGACATTATCCTCGACGTCACCGAGAAGTTGATCTATCGCCACGGCATCGCCGCCACCGGCATGGACTTCCTGGTGAAAACCGCCGGCGTCTCGAGAAAAAGCATTTACCGTTACTTCGCCAATAAAGATGAGCTGGTGATCGCGGCCCTGCAGCGCCGTGACGAGCGCTGGATGCACTGGCTGCGCGGCGAAGTGGAGCGCGTCGATGGCAGCGGCGCACGCTTGCTGGCGCTGTTCGACGCGCTCAAGGCCTGGTTCGGCTCGGCGGATTTTCGCGGTTGCGCCTTTATCAACACCAGTGGCGAAACCGGCGACCCGCACGACCCGGTCCGCCTGCTGGCCAAGGCCCATAAACAGAAACTGTTCGAGTACGCATTCGAACTGTGCCAAGCACATGGTACCCCCGCCCCCGAACGGCAGGCCGCGCAACTGCTGATCCTGATCGATGGCGCCATTACCGTTGCCCTGGTCATGGGTGATTCAACAGCTGCCGATAATGCGCAATGCATGGCGCGAACGTTATTGGGACTGTGA
- the lpxO gene encoding lipid A hydroxylase LpxO: MKLIIVVLYVASIAYVHLRGRVRHKLGRQLSDHSTFLAPINCLLYLCSRLPGRPYLSPSDFPDLSPLEAHWKEIREEGLNLMQMGEIKRSDQYNDVGFNSFFKSGWKRFYLKWYGESHPSAMKLCPRTTELLQGIGSIKAAMFAELPPGSKLVRHRDPYAGSYRYHLGLVTPNDPGCYINVDGENYYWRDGEAVMFDETYIHYAENTTQQNRIILFCDIERPMKYRWAATFNRWFSRNVMAAAGSPNDAGDKTGGLNRAFNRLYKIRLRGKELKKRNRTRYYLEKWAIFAALALIFILI, from the coding sequence TTGAAACTCATCATTGTTGTTCTCTACGTTGCCTCCATTGCGTATGTACACCTGCGTGGTCGGGTGCGGCATAAGCTGGGCCGCCAACTCAGTGATCATTCGACCTTCCTGGCCCCGATCAACTGCTTGCTGTACCTGTGCTCCAGGCTACCCGGCCGCCCCTACCTGTCACCCAGTGACTTTCCTGACTTGAGCCCCCTTGAGGCGCATTGGAAGGAGATTCGCGAGGAGGGCCTGAACCTCATGCAGATGGGTGAAATCAAGCGCTCGGACCAGTACAACGATGTAGGTTTCAACTCGTTCTTCAAGTCTGGCTGGAAGCGCTTTTACCTGAAATGGTACGGCGAAAGCCATCCTTCGGCGATGAAACTATGCCCGCGTACCACCGAGCTGTTGCAGGGCATCGGCTCGATCAAGGCGGCAATGTTCGCCGAGTTGCCACCGGGTTCCAAGCTGGTGCGCCACCGTGACCCCTACGCCGGTTCGTACCGTTATCACTTGGGTCTGGTGACCCCGAATGATCCGGGCTGCTATATCAATGTGGACGGCGAGAACTATTACTGGCGTGACGGTGAGGCAGTGATGTTTGACGAGACCTACATCCACTACGCCGAAAACACCACGCAGCAGAACCGCATCATCCTGTTTTGCGATATCGAGCGGCCGATGAAATATCGCTGGGCTGCCACGTTCAACCGTTGGTTCAGTCGTAACGTCATGGCCGCTGCAGGCTCGCCCAACGATGCAGGCGACAAGACCGGCGGGCTCAATCGCGCGTTTAACCGGCTGTACAAGATTCGCTTGCGTGGTAAAGAGCTGAAAAAACGCAACCGCACACGTTACTACCTGGAAAAATGGGCGATCTTCGCGGCACTGGCACTCATCTTCATACTGATTTGA
- a CDS encoding class I SAM-dependent methyltransferase — translation MDMPSAQQAIACNKDAWDQSADLHKTTETWSALLNGVRDPGFSCLDPTLTGLLQDIGVAGKEVVQVCCNNGRESLSLFGLGACSVVGVDQSRAFLQQARELADVSPHNPEFIESDIHQLPSRLHERFDIALVTIGVLGWMPDVALFMRHVARTLKPGGTLVMYETHPFLEMFDPRAPDPLLPASSYFQREPFVLQESIVYEGQGEVAGPTSYWYVHTLGDVVSAAIAAQLQIDHLQEYAHSNREELYDQYEHQPAQLPLCFTLAATRRPA, via the coding sequence ATGGACATGCCCTCAGCTCAACAGGCGATTGCCTGCAACAAGGACGCCTGGGATCAATCCGCCGACCTGCATAAAACCACCGAGACCTGGAGCGCCCTGCTTAACGGGGTCCGCGACCCTGGGTTTTCGTGCCTGGACCCCACCCTTACCGGGCTGTTGCAAGACATCGGCGTTGCCGGCAAAGAGGTAGTGCAGGTGTGCTGCAATAACGGTCGCGAAAGCCTGTCGCTGTTTGGCCTGGGCGCGTGCTCGGTGGTCGGTGTGGATCAATCCCGGGCGTTCCTGCAGCAGGCCCGTGAGCTTGCCGACGTTTCGCCCCACAACCCGGAATTCATCGAAAGCGATATCCACCAGTTGCCATCCCGCTTGCACGAGCGCTTCGACATTGCCTTGGTGACCATCGGCGTGCTGGGCTGGATGCCGGATGTGGCGCTGTTCATGCGCCATGTTGCGAGGACCTTGAAACCCGGTGGCACGCTGGTGATGTATGAAACCCACCCGTTTCTGGAAATGTTCGACCCGCGCGCGCCAGACCCACTGTTGCCGGCCAGTTCCTACTTCCAGCGTGAGCCTTTTGTGCTGCAGGAGTCGATTGTCTATGAGGGGCAGGGCGAAGTGGCGGGGCCGACCTCCTATTGGTATGTGCACACCCTGGGGGATGTGGTGAGCGCGGCGATTGCTGCGCAATTGCAGATCGACCATCTGCAGGAATATGCCCACTCCAATCGCGAAGAACTTTACGACCAGTACGAGCACCAGCCTGCCCAGTTGCCCCTGTGCTTCACGCTGGCCGCCACCAGGCGTCCCGCCTGA
- a CDS encoding TIGR03067 domain-containing protein, whose translation MSALSDPDSQALQGAWEQTSLEDSGVLNPIDAHSAPGALTTISGDRFEVKTVSGEVLLAGRFFLDSSTVPKSITWVDALGDDAGKHLPASYRLEGDSFVFIAADEGMPRPIVFSTGPGQTMRTFVRRA comes from the coding sequence ATGTCAGCCCTTTCAGATCCGGATAGTCAAGCCCTTCAAGGCGCCTGGGAGCAAACCTCACTCGAAGACAGTGGCGTACTCAATCCCATCGATGCCCACAGCGCTCCGGGTGCTTTAACCACCATCAGCGGCGACCGCTTCGAAGTGAAGACCGTCAGTGGCGAGGTGTTGTTGGCGGGCCGGTTTTTCCTCGACAGCAGCACGGTTCCCAAAAGCATTACCTGGGTGGACGCCCTGGGCGATGACGCCGGTAAGCACCTGCCCGCCAGTTATCGCCTTGAGGGGGATTCATTTGTGTTCATTGCTGCGGATGAAGGTATGCCCAGGCCCATCGTGTTCAGTACCGGCCCAGGCCAAACCATGCGCACTTTCGTGCGCCGCGCTTGA
- a CDS encoding DUF1348 family protein: MSSTAETRPPLPPFTRESAIEKVRLAEDGWNSRDPHRVSLAYTLDTQWRNRAEFAHDREEAKGFLTRKWARELDYRLIKELWAFTDNRIAVRYAYEWHDDSGNWFRSYGNENWEFDENGLMANRFACINDLPIKESERKFHWPLGRRPDDHPGLSELGL; encoded by the coding sequence ATGTCATCTACCGCAGAAACACGTCCGCCCTTGCCGCCGTTTACCCGTGAATCGGCGATTGAAAAAGTGCGCCTGGCCGAAGACGGCTGGAATTCCCGCGACCCGCACCGGGTGTCGCTGGCTTACACCCTGGACACGCAATGGCGTAACCGTGCCGAATTCGCCCATGACCGCGAAGAGGCCAAGGGTTTTCTCACGCGCAAATGGGCCAGGGAGCTGGATTATCGGCTGATCAAGGAGCTATGGGCCTTTACCGACAACCGCATCGCCGTGCGCTATGCCTACGAATGGCACGACGACTCGGGTAACTGGTTCCGCTCCTATGGCAATGAGAACTGGGAATTCGACGAGAACGGCCTGATGGCCAATCGTTTCGCGTGCATCAACGACCTGCCGATCAAGGAGAGCGAACGCAAGTTCCACTGGCCGCTGGGACGGCGCCCGGATGATCATCCGGGGTTGTCCGAACTCGGGCTTTGA